In Xiphophorus hellerii strain 12219 chromosome 4, Xiphophorus_hellerii-4.1, whole genome shotgun sequence, a single genomic region encodes these proteins:
- the large2 gene encoding xylosyl- and glucuronyltransferase LARGE2s, giving the protein MHLLCRGRLKLLVASLTAVVLLTWLYLLAGNLENGRSLLLAPCLPDTPAAQVLERAVLESRVREVEEENRQIKLQLSQSQGAAQLSDGNYGNQQWGASADTVPEDGDNTAEEKSNHTDCSRSPLVQKCELIHVACVCAGHNASRDVVTLVKSVLFHRRNPLHFHFITDSVASRILGSLFRSWMVPSVQVSFYDAEELKSEVSWIPNKHYSGIYGLMKLTLTKALPADLAKVIVLDTDITFATDIAELWGIFKKFTDKQVIGLVENQSDWYLGNLWKNHKPWPALGRGFNTGVILLYLERLRRISWEQMWRLTAERELMSMLSTSLADQDIFNAFIKQNPVLVHQLPCFWNVQLSDHTRSEQCYTEVSDLKVIHWNSPKKLRVKNKHVEFFRNLYLTFLEYDGNLLRRELFGCPSQASPESVRLQAALEELDEDDQCYDFRRERLTVHRVHLYFLQYDYTPAEDDTDVTLVAQLSMDRLQMLEAICKHWEGPISLALYMSDAEAQQFLRYAQASEVLKNRKNVGYHIVYKEGQFYPVNLVRNVALRNANTPYVFLTDVDFLPMYGLYDYLRKSIVQLDVAHTKKALVVPAFETLRYRLSFPKSKAELLSMLDMGTLYTFRYHVWPKGHAPTNYAKWRTATTPYKVEWESDFEPYVVVRRDCPEYDQRFVGFGWNKVSHIMELDAQEFDLMVLPNAFMIHMPHAPSFDISKFRSSSSYRNCLNTLKDEFHQDLSRKYGAAALKYLTAQRNM; this is encoded by the exons ATGGCCGCTCCCTCCTCTTGGCGCCCTGCTTGCCCGACACGCCCGCCGCACAGGTTCTGGAGCGAGCCGTCCTGGAGTCCCGGGTCcgagaggtggaggaggagaacCGGCAGATCAAGCTGCAGCTCAGCCAGTCGCAGGGCGCTGCCCAGCTCTCTGACGGTAACTACGGCAACCAGCAGTGGGGCGCGTCGGCGGACACGGTGCCGGAGGACGGCGACAACACGGCGGAGGAGAAGAGCAACCACACAGACTGCTCCCGATCGCCGCTGGTCCAGAAGTGTGAG ctgatccatgtaGCCTGTGTTTGTGCCGGTCACAACGCCAGCAGAGACGTGGTCACTCTGGTCAAGTCCGTCCTCTTTCACAG GAGGAATCCTCTCCACTTCCATTTCATCACCGATTCGGTGGCCAGTCGGATCCTCGGCTCCCTGTTCCGGTCCTGGATGGTTCCGTCTGTTCAAGTCAGCTTCTACGACGCCGAGGAGCTCAAG TCCGAAGTCTCCTGGATCCCCAACAAGCATTACTCAGGTATTTACGGCTTGATGAAGCTGACGCTAACCAAAGCTTTACCGGCCGACCTGGCGAAGGTCATCGTCCTGGATACGGACATCACCTTCGCCACCGACATCGCCGAGCTGTGGGGCATCTTCAAGAAGTTTACCG ATAAGCAGGTGATCGGTCTGGTGGAGAACCAGAGCGACTGGTACCTGGGCAACCTGTGGAAGAACCACAAGCCCTGGCCGGCGCTGGGGCGGGGCTTCAACACGG GCGTCATCCTGCTCTACCTGGAGCGGCTCCGGAGAATCAGCTGGGAACAGATGTGGCGCCTGACGGCAGAGCGGGAGCTGATGAGCATGCTCAGTACGTCGCTGGCGGACCAG gacatcttcaatgccttcatcaaGCAGAACCCGGTCCTGGTGCACCAGCTGCCCTGCTTCTGGAACGTCCAGCTGTCGGATCACACTCGCTCTGAGCAATGCTACACCGAGGTGTCCGACCTCAAG GTGATCCACTGGAACTCTCCAAAGAAACTGCGAGTGAAGAACAAACACGTGGAGTTTTTCAGGAACCTCTACCTGACCTTCCTGGAGTACGACGGCAACCTGCTGCGGAGGGAGCTGTTCGGCTGCCCGAGCCAGGCCAGTCCGGAGAGCGTCCGG CTGCAGGCGGCGCTGGAGGAGCTGGACGAAGACGATCAGTGCTACGACTTCCGGCGTGAGCGGCTGACGGTGCACCGGGTCCACCTGTACTTCCTGCAGTACGACTACACGCCGGCTGAGGACGACACCGACGTCACGCTGGTGGCTCAGCTGTCCATGGACAG GCTGCAGATGCTGGAAGCCATCTGTAAGCACTGGGAGGGCCCCATCAGCCTGGCGCTCTACATGTCCGACGCCGAGGCGCAGCAGTTCCTGCGCTACGCTCAGGCCTCCGAGGTCCTcaagaaccgcaagaacgtcgGCTACCACATCGTCTACAAAGAAGGCCAGTTCTACCCGGTCAACCTGGTGAGGAACGTGGCCCTGAGGAACGCCAACACGCCCTACGTGTTCCTGACAGACGTGGACTTCCTGCCGATGTACGGTCTCTACGACTACCTCAG AAAGTCGATCGTCCAGCTGGATGTGGCTCACACCAAGAAGGCTCTGGTGGTCCCGGCCTTCGAGACGCTGCGCTACCGTCTCTCCTTCCCCAAATCCAAAGCCGAGCTCCTCTCCATGCTGGACATGGGGACTCTCTACACCTTCAg GTACCACGTGTGGCCGAAGGGTCACGCTCCCACCAACTATGCTAAGTGGCGAACGGCGACCACGCCCTACAAGGTGGAGTGGGAGTCGGACTTCGAGCCGTACGTGGTGGTGAGGCGGGACTGCCCCGAGTACGACCAGCGCTTCGTGGGCTTCGGCTGGAACAAGGTGTCCCACATCATGGAGCTGGACGCTCAG GAGTTCGACCTCATGGTCCTTCCCAACGCCTTCATGATCCACATGCCGCACGCTCCCAGCTTCGACATCTCCAAGTTTCGCTCCAGCTCCAGCTACCGCAACTGTCTGAACACGCTGAAGGACGAGTTCCACCAGGATCTGTCCAGGAAGTACGGCGCCGCCGCCCTCAAGTACCTGACGGCCCAGAGGAACATGTGA